From the genome of Phlebotomus papatasi isolate M1 chromosome 2, Ppap_2.1, whole genome shotgun sequence:
GATTTTCTTGATTCCTGGTCAGGAGAAATCGAAGAAGAATCAGCCAACAAATGAAGTTTTTCTTTGCGAATAATTGGtgaaaaagggatggcaaagcgtccctcaaaagtactttcgtatcatttaccatttatcgGTTCTAAATCGATTTAAGCCGATTCATAATTCACTCATAAGATCCCACAAATTAGTTTcaggagtaataaaatttattttcggacaagaattagggtaaattaagctaattcaaaacctgctgcaaatggaaatttttccctACTCCAAAGGGAAACGCAAGGGGAAAACAACTCGCGAGTCTAGAACATCTACCaacgtgaatattgcgaatatcggcaTTTTTTCGCGAATAAtgcgaatatttcataaacatcgtgaatatcgcgaataattcctgaatattgcgaatatcacgaataatttctgaatattgcgagtattgtgaatattcctgaatattgcgaatatcgcgaatattcctgaatattgcgaatatcgcaaatattttctgaatattgcgaatatcgcgaatatttagtgaaatattcgaatattttcttcttctcatataaaaatgtgaatattttgtgaatattgattctacgacatgaaattttggtcagttgtttgccccttggggaaacgtcattgttttcatggttttcatgataaatacagtactaaattgctatacctatatattttctataccacggCTTCATTACTtggttaattttgctccaaataaagcgaaaatccattcatattcacaaattttaatttgttaatttctcagaaaaattaactcTCTAACGGTTAAGAGTCACTGCAGGGTAGCAttacaaaaatcgcattttcagcaacaataaaggttttatttattcagaattGCTATAGTATCCTCGGTAATACTCTTGCTAACATCCATTCaaggtttgaactcattttgactctttgtTTAATTGCTATCcaaagttttgtgtgacaggggtcagagaaaaagtaggatttttttgtggaaaaaatctcatttccaaaataaagaaaaataccggtttaaagtaatctgactaaaataaatttattttgtactgAAAGATATATGGTTCTACTTTGTATagtttatttaaaacatttgaaaaaagtaaaaatgtgaattttagaagcaaagagtttcaaatttttttttatatttttgcatttttcgcctaaacaaaagagaaaatgaagaacggttggtatttttgagtttattgaaaggtaattagtatagaaaaaattatcacactacatttttttgcatatttaaaaattaggcgttagagggttaaaagtgtaccttttcatcatcgaatttttcatcgatcgaccatgttttccaatgaaaaacacaattgaCTGTTGTTTagtcgttttgtttaatatttttgtcatatttatggataattttggttaaattaaatgctaatctttattgttaacggtacgtgaagttttcaaatgaaataattacctatatctacaaatgcttcaataggaaaccccggaaatatgatttttttaggagagattttcttattgctttagatgggaaaggagaaaagaccaggaataagaacatattttgcactcaagagcaactcaacaaggttttagaagcctttcgtcgtggtttcacttacactgtttgtctccaattagagacattcccttgtctccatttggattaatatgtttccaatagaagcattttgcactcgcgtatttttttcttgtatttaagaagttttcaaattatacctaaagaattttcactaaacagtaacattctagaagagtcaaggagcaaattttatgtaattctcttcagaaaaaatatgaacttaatgtgatgaatcttctgtcaaaattaaagcgtctggaaatggttttgaattaggacatttaccctacttatCGGTCCAAAACCGGTTCATTACAcgctcacaaccgatttgaaccgatttataaatcactcaaaacattgctaaaaatatcttaagagtacagtagactctcactcaatcggctccttttcaatcgggcgaggaattttgttgacaattttcactttGATTTTTAAGcagatttgctcaaattcgctatagttctttttgttttatcgtgattctttataattgaatgttttttgtggaatttacaataacTTTGACGCCTAAATCTCTctataatttggatgacattttgccccatatgcccgactGAGGGAgaagtctactgtaataaaattaaattttcagataaaaattagttatcggttatcaATTCAGGCTTATCaagaattccaaaacctttccaacgcgTCCAAACATGATACAATGCGGTTTAGATATACGCTCTCTAGAACCTTTTAACctctgaccttgaaaaatcgttatttatttctttatttataaattaatttcattaaataaattaatatttacagTATTTTTTCCTTACGTAGTTAgtaaatttgtttgaaaatatttaggttatgtttaacCTAACCTTAAAAACGCAAGACGTATTTTATGTGACAATgcttaatattatttaaaataactttGAATTACTACCCGTTAAATCGTTACTCTATCCACCGAATTTACtctgaggatttttttttaattgtaacgATATATTCAGAGAAAACCGCAAATTTtcggtgtagatattttctgcggaAATCTAAAAGATATATCATGAAATTATTTGAAGGGTAATTTAGGTAGGAGTAAGGATCCACAGGAtaataagaaattgtttaaaactTTAAACTTGATTATGCaaaaaactgaataataaaatgGCCTTCAAGTTCAATTTTGACACCGATATTggcttaaaaaattaaactgggtcTAAAAATGGTCGAAATTATGTTTGCGATAAATTAATAGAGCTTAGAAAGCTTGAAATCTTaagaaaagttttataaaaactacacctaatttttttcttattaataaatttcactgGATATCTTACTAAGCAACGCCTTAACATTATTAACTAATTTgagcttttcaattttttaccatatttttagcaaatatatTAGATAAACAACATCGTGATCGcaaaataaatcatctaaaggACTTGGTTTCGGGATCAAGTGCTCATCTAGCAAGGATTTCGCTGCATCTCATTAAAGTATTTCATCCATTTCATCCGATCTGAAATCATCGCAGTTATATCACCGCATGATATCATTATATCATCGTAAGATATTCCTGTTGATCGCATAGGCCCCCCTAGAGGGTGCTTCGCCTTAGGTAGGAGTTGTCAAACACTTCATATAAATTTGATAACGGCTGGAATTTAACCGCGGAACCTTGTCTTGCGAATACTTATTTTAAAgagatttctttcaaaatattgcaatgaccaaatggcctctacacactagagaaatttatatccatattcaagagtttttcctacCCAAACGtaaggaatttgcttcaatattgacataatttcctctagtgtgtagaggccataaaagtgagattatttttatatcaaattttcagattttcaatgaaaatatataaaatttcaatgattttcagattttgttttataaattccAAGATACTTTACAgcagtttgaaaattaaaatttttttaagcaatatTTAAAGCTTGatattaatatttcactgattttcTTAATGAATCTTTACCGATTTTGCTtgtaatataattgaaaaagtacatttttttggtaatttttagcgctgattaaaaatattgtatttttagtcgttttttgatttttttttctctaaccaaaattaaataatattcttaatggctccggcacaccttttagatcaggaaaatttcataaagtcgaaattcgcatccctttctttctcaaaactaTTGTATATGTTTAtctcactcttttgcactcttcttcttattttaaacatcacaacaaattcaatttagctcaaacgAATTTTGAAGTGCGAGGGAagaagatagacatatgcaaaacttttaagagagaaagggaagtaaattttgatttcatgaaattttactgatctaaaaggtgtgccggagccataagtcTCCGGCACACGTTTTAGATTggtagaatttcatgaaattaaaattcacattcctttctttttcacatgttttgcatgtGTCTaactcattctttcacactctaaattcaattgaattaaattcaattcgTTGTGGTGCTTAAAAGAggaagaagagttcgaaagagtgaggtagacatatgcaaaccgcgtgagaaagaaagagattcgaatttcaacttcatgaaattttcctgatctaaaatgtatGCCgaaacaccttttagatcagtaaaatttcatgaaatcaaaattcgcgtctctttatttctcaaaacatTTGCATAAGTGTGTCCCATTCTTGCGCACACAAAATTGGActgatctaaatttaattttgtgcgatgttcaaaagaagaagaagagtgcaaaagagtaagatagaaatatgcaaaacgtgtgagaaagagattcgaatttaaacttcatgaaattttcctaatctaaaaggtgtcccGGAGCCATTAGGACTTCTTTTTGAAACCATTTACTAACCAAACCAATTTACAAGTATTTTTATTACCGTATGAACAAATCGTCGTTTAAATCAGCAACTGTCGAAACATCTTTATCACTTGTATCAGTAATACTTGTTACAAGTAACGGAAGATGGGGATACTTTAAGCTGTAGGGCAACATAgatatgcgattttttttacataattttaaaggaaacttagctttacggcgttatcacacttgcacattaaaattttaatgtgattcacattaattgtcgcttgtgagcgtccaaatatatattatttgtgtctttgagtcacttaatatttggggttttttctatttattgataaagaagtggacttggcctgcaaaaataagtttaaatttacctgaagcataaatatttttcacattaaaaaattaaagagaaaatcgcattaatttttcgcattaatgctataaatcaatttatatcaaattttgcgggccaagtctacctttttatcaacaaagagatcaaattttgaatataaaatgattcaaacacacaaattacacatttggactctcaccagcgacaattaatgtgaatcatattaaaattttaatgtgcaagtgtgataacagaGTTAAGATAATCTAGGGGacagcacgctaccttcggacgattgaagcttcgaacaattcattttttttcaacaagttTTTAATGAATTCGGTCCTAAAACATTATAATTTCATAGTTGGAAATACGTaaccatcgccgtcttaataAATACGgaccctttttttattttcccgtGTACTTACAATTTTAATGTTGGACTGCCGATAGAAGAGCTGGCACTTTCCTAGTTCAATAATCTTAAGCACTGCTTTCATTTTTGTGTCAGTGCTGGCACGTGGATCTACTCCATCTGTAGCACCCCATCCGGCAATAGTAGCATTGACTATGACCTGTTCCCCGCAGGGCAGACAAATGGGATGGATGAAGTCGGTAACTGGGGGTTCCTTCATCAACTTTATCAATCCAATATCATTCTGCTTCTTCTCGGGAGTCCATTTGGGATGATGGACCATGATGAAATCTGTGAAATCCATTGGGGGATCTGCACAGTCTATGTCATCGGGACTGGCAAATTGCTGGCAATCAAGAGCACTGCTCACATTGTGTTCCCCCAATCGCACAAATTTCAGAGAAGGCAGAAGACAATGGGCTGCTGTTAGAATTGTACGGGTTCCAATTAATGTTCCTCCACATCCCCATACATCCTCCCCATCTTCATTTCTGTAGCTCAACAGAGCCATCCAGGGAAATTCGTCGATTGATGTTAAATTTCCACCCACAATCTATCTCAATTCCCCCCGGAAGATCAAGTGAAAGTGTTTGTCAATGTCTCCAAGAAAAGCTCTAacggaaattttaatttcattttaaaagtttattaaCTTACTCTGTCGGTGAGTGCTTGTACCCCGCATCGATTCTTGCTGCTGGATGCTGAGTGGGAGAAAAAGAGTGGATTAACATcgatttcttcaattaacttcaCCGTGCTTCACAAATAGCCTCAGTACCGCATTCTCGGGCGTCGTTTGTTGCACCTATTTGGCCAGAATGAAAAGCAAAATAGACAAGAATTCCTGTTAGATATACAAGAGTAACAAATTCAGAGAATCAGGAAGGGATTTGGATATCAGGGAACCCCTTCTGCATAATCAGAaaactgttttaaaatttatgctGCACCGTTAGAGGCATTTTTAATACttgaaatgaaagaaagaacTTGGTTATATGATGGTAGATCTGATAATATGGCCCGTATGCACGTAATTGAAGTTAACCGAAATCCACCCGAAAAagggtttgtgtcttggctaactaGACGAATGGTCCGAAAAATGGTGGATGTCTTGGCTAATGCAGAGACCTTTCcgttatttttttatgtaaaaaaaatccaatcgataggaaactttttattttatttgtttagaaATCACTTCATCTGTAATCAAAGCAACACCTGAAAAATTTCGGTCGTTGATCTCAGCGACTTACCcgaaaaaaaatagaactgAAAGAATACTCCAAtaaattcttacaaaaaaaattacattagatTTAATTCTTTTGATTGAAAACATAATTTCTCTATTTAATTCAAGTGCGTTTTCGTATTTATTTGTTGAAATTATTACTTTATCGCTGATCCCAACGACACCTGAAAAATTCTGTCACTGATCACAGCGACTGAACCGAAAAAAGGTTGCTGTCTTGGCTATTTGTCGCTGATCATAGCGATGCGcccgaaaatatttatttcaactgaaaaaaattattctaatgcgATCTTCTATatcaaattacaattaaattaattcctttgattaaaaatattattacctAATTAATTTCTTTCCAATTCTAGTGCATATGCGTtcttatttcataaatatttacttttccGTTAATCTTAGAGACACACGAAAAAGGTTGTCGTCTTGGCTATCGTCGCTAATCATAGCGACTCAcccgaaaaaattaatttccaatgaaaaaagtatT
Proteins encoded in this window:
- the LOC129803671 gene encoding CLIP domain-containing serine protease B10-like — its product is MCNLVLLSASVIILFFLSASTAFTFPGATNDARECASSSKNRCGVQALTDRIVGGNLTSIDEFPWMALLSYRNEDGEDVWGCGGTLIGTRTILTAAHCLLPSLKFVRLGEHNVSSALDCQQFASPDDIDCADPPMDFTDFIMVHHPKWTPEKKQNDIGLIKLMKEPPVTDFIHPICLPCGEQVIVNATIAGWGATDGVDPRASTDTKMKAVLKIIELGKCQLFYRQSNIKIDNQICAGGVKGVNACRGDSGGPLMISSMNLWFVIGVVSFGPQICAYDHGVTAPSVYTRVADYGDWIRSNMV